From Astyanax mexicanus isolate ESR-SI-001 chromosome 11, AstMex3_surface, whole genome shotgun sequence, the proteins below share one genomic window:
- the edar gene encoding tumor necrosis factor receptor superfamily member EDAR, with translation MMSWKAWPMDSRLVSFLLVSSVSLLRAEYSSCGENEFYNHTSSSCQACPQCQPGQEPYMNCGYGTKDEDYACVPCPAGKFSKGKYEICRRHKDCDSLYRATMLTLGTPHSDAECGACLPGYYLLESRPRNIYGMVCHSCQNAPPNTIQCTRTQAVPPGLAPGVSSSTSTTIFPQPEKDPTGQGHLATALIIAMSTIFIMAIAIVMIIMFYILKAKPSGQACCSGQIVKTMEAPTTKMEEKKEVKESVVIFAEKDEFDKLKPPPPKPVKSENDASSENEQLLSRSIDSDEEAAQEKQGTADLCLLSLVHLTRDKASSIGTINNNNNCSSSSKAMGIHSRRKKILDLYTKACSVAEGLSPIELPFDCLERTSRMLSSTYSTDRAVVKTWRHLAESFGLRRDEIGGMTDGMQLFDRVSTAGYSIPDLLTRLVQIERLDVVEALCFDLLGELESGAPPPRQNLTLSSRCASV, from the exons ATGATGTCCTGGAAGGCGTGGCCAATGGATTCCCGCCTCGTCTCATTTCTATTG gtatcCAGTGTGTCTCTGCTGAGGGCAGAGTACTCCAGCTGTGGAGAGAATGAGTTCTATAATCACACCAGCAGCAGCTGCCAGGCGTGCCCACAGTGCCAACCCGGACAGGAACCGTAcatg aaCTGTGGTTACGGTACTAAAGACGAGGACTACGCCTGTGTTCCGTGTCCGGCGGGGAAATTCTCTAAAGGAAAGTATGAAATCTGCCGGCGGCACAAAGACTGCGACTCTCTGTACCGAGCCACCATGCTGACGCTGGGCACGCCGCACAGCGACGCCGAGTGTGGAGCCTGTCTGCCCGG gtaTTACCTCTTAGAGTCCCGACCGAGAAACATCTACGGCATGGTCTGCCATTCCTGCCAGAACGCCCCGCCCAACACCATCCAGT GTACGAGAACACAGGCTGTTCCACCAGGACTCGCTCCTGGAGTGTCCTCCTCAACCAGCACCACCATCTTCCCTCAACCTGAGAAAG ATCCAACAGGGCAGGGTCACCTAGCAACAGCGCTCATCATCGCCAtgtccaccatcttcatcatggCCATCGCCATCGTGATGATCATAATGTTCTACATCCTGAAGGCCAAGCCGAGCGGGCAAG CATGCTGCTCTGGACAGATCGTGAAGACCATGGAGGCTCCGACCACCAAGATGGAGGAGAAGAAAGAAGTTAAAG AGAGTGTGGTGATATTCGCTGAGAAAGACGAGTTCGACAAGCTGAAGCCGCCTCCTCCTAAACCAGTGAAAAG TGAAAATGACGCGTCGTCGGAGAACGAGCAGCTGCTGAGTCGCAGCATCGACAGCGATGAAGAGGCGGCGCAGGAAAAGCAGGGAACCGCCGACCTCTGCCTGCTGTCCCTCGTCCACCTCACCAGAGACAAAGCCTCGTCCATCGGcaccatcaacaacaacaacaactgcagcagcagcagcaaagccATGGGG ATTCACAGTCGGAGGAAGAAAATCCTGGATTTGTACACAAAAGCCTGCAGTGTTGCAGAGG gTCTGAGCCCCATAGAGCTCCCCTTCGACTGTCTGGAGCGCACCAGCCGCATGCTGAGCTCCACCTACAGCACGGACCGAGCCGTGGTGAAGACCTGGAGGCATCTGGCCGAGAGCTTCGGGCTCCGGAGGGACGAGATCGGGGGAATGACGGACGGGATGCAGCTCTTCGACAGAGTCAGCACCGCCGGCTACAGCATCCCGGACCTGCTGACCCGGCTGGTGCAGATCGAGAGGCTGGACGTGGTGGAGGCTCTGTGCTTCGACCTCCTCGGAGAACTGGAGAGCGGAGCTCCTCCACCCAGACAGAACCTGACGCTCTCCTCCCGCTGCGCCAGCGTTTAA